The genomic stretch GTGTGGCTGAACACGTACTTCGGGTGGATCCCGATCTTCGGGGGCGAGGGGCCGTTCGGTCAATCGATCATGCTCGGTGGCCTGGTGCTCGCGATCATGGTGTTGCCGATCGTCACCTCGCTGTCCCGAGAGGTCTTCCAGCAGACCCCGGCCATGAACGAGGAGGCCGCGCTGGCCCTCGGCGCCACCCGGTGGGAAATGATCCGCACCGCGGTACTGCCGTACGGGCGTCCCGGTGTGATCGCCGCCGTGATGCTCGGACTGGGCCGTGCCCTCGGTGAGACGATCGCGCTGGCCCTGACGCTGGGCCTGGTCTTCAACATCTCGTTCAATCTGATCGAGATCGGCGGCAACTCGGTCGCCGCCAACATCGCCACCACCTTCGGCGAGGCCAACGAGACCGGCCGCGGGGCTCTGATCGCCTCGGGTCTGGTGCTCTTCGCCATCACCTTGATCGTCAACATGGGCGCACGGGCGATCATCTATCGTCGGCGCGAGTTCCGGGACAGTGCGGCATGAGCCTTCTTCAGCGTGAGCTTTCCGATGTCGCCATGACACCGGACAACATCCGGTCCAAGCGCCTGCCGCTGGTGACGAACCTGGGGATCGCGGTAGCGGCTCTGGTCGTGTCGGCCGCTCTCGTGCTCGGCTTCAGCATCGGCAACTGGGTGCTCGTCGTCGTGCTGGCCGTCGGCTTCTACCTCGTCGGGCTGCTGGTGGTGGCCGGACGGGTCGAGGGCCGGCGCGCGGGGCGCGACCGCATGTGGAAGGCGCTCATCTATTCGGCCTGTGTGCTGGCGATCCTGCCCTTGGCCTCGGTCGTCTGGACGCTGGTGTCGAAGGGATACAGCCGCCTCGACGGTGAGTTCTTCGGCACCTCGATGAACAACATCGGCGCCCGGGACGAGAACGGCGGGGCCTACCACGCCATCATCGGCACCCTGGAGCAGGTCGGTATCGCCACCCTGATCGCCGTTCCACTCGGCGTCATGGGCGCCATCTACCTGGTCGAGTACGGACGGGGCCGGTTCGCGAACACGGTCCGCTTCTTCGTGGACGTCATGACCGGGATTCCCTCCATCGTCGCCGGCTTGTTCGTCCTGTCGTCCTGGGTCCTGATCGTGAGCCCGTGGTTCAACGACGGGCAGCCGCGCTTCTCCGGGTTCGCGGCCTCGCTCGCGTTGACCGTGCTGATGTTGCCCACGATTGTGCGGTCCACCGAGGAGATGCTGCGTCTCGTGCCCGGTCCGCTGCGCGAGGGCGCCTACGCCCTCGGGGTTCCGCAGTGGAAGACGATTTTGCGAGTGGTGCTGCCGACGGCGCTGCCCGGCATCGTCACGGGCATCATGCTCGCCGTTGCGCGCGCAGCCGGTGAGACGGCGCCGGTGCTGCTGGTGGCAGGGGGCGCGGCGGCGATCAACTTCGACCCGTTCGCCGGCAACCAGTCCTCGCTGGCGCTCTTCGTGTACCAGCAGGCCGGTGACGCCTCCCGGTACGCCCCGGCGCGGGCCTGGACGGCCGCGCTCACCCTGGTCGCGCTCGTTCTGATCCTGACGATCGCCGCCAAGCTGCTCGCCCGCCGCAACAGTCTGTCGAAGTAAGAGGTAACAACATGGCCAAGCGCATCGAGGCGAGCAACGTCTCCTCCTACTACGGGTCGTTCAAGGCGATCGACAGCGTCTCCATGACCGTCGAGCCCAAGACGATCACCGCCCTCATCGGCCCCTCGGGCTGCGGCAAGTCCACCTTCCTGCGGTCGGTCAACCGCATGCACGAGGTGCTGCCCGGTGCCCGCATCGAGGGCTCGCTGACCATTGACGACCAGAACATCTACGACCCGGACGTCGACGTCACCGCGGTCCGTCGCATGATCGGCATGGTCTTCCAGCGTCCCAACCCGTTCCCGACGATGTCGATCTACGAGAACGTCGTGGCCGGTCTCAAGCTCAACGGTGTCAAAAAGAAGTCGGTGCTCGACGACGCGGCCGAGCAGTCGCTCAAGTCGGCGAACCTCTGGAACGAGGTCAAGGACCGCCTGAACCGGCCCGGCGCCGGCCTCTCCGGCGGTCAGCAGCAGCGTCTGTGCATCGCCCGCACCATCGCGGTCGAGCCGCAGGTCGTGCTGATGGACGAGCCCTGCTCGGCCCTCGACCCGATCTCGACGCTGGCGATCGAGGATCTGATGTTCAAGCTGAAGGACCGCTTCACGATCATCATCGTGACGCACAACATGCAGCAGGCCGCCCGGGTCAGCGACAAGACGGGGTTCTTCTCGATCGACAAGACCGGTGACCCCGGCCGCCTGATCGAGTACGACGACACCCAGAAGATCTTCAGCAACCCGACCGAGAAGAAGACCGAGGACTACATCACCGGTCGCTTCGGTTAGGCCGGCCTGGCGGAACGGCAGCGCCCTCCTGGATGTGCAGGAGGGCGCCGCCGTCGTCGGTCAGCTCCACGCGAGGCATGACGGGCGTCGCGGCATCACGGCGACGCGCGGCCGCGACCACTTCCGCAGTTTCCCCGTACGCCGAGAGCGAGTCCACGGCTGACCGGGTCGGCGGCAGCATGGCCAGCTCGGCCGCCTCGCCCGGGGCGATCCAGGCCGTGGCCTCGGCCTCGCCCGACACGTCGCGAGGCGCCTGCCCCTCGGGAAGCAACGAGACGAAGAACCACGTGTCGTACCGCTTGGGCTCGAACTCCGGGGTGACCCAGCGCGCCCACGGAAACAGCAGGTCGTCGCGCATTCGCAGGCTCCGCCGGCTCAGCAGCTCGCTCAGGGTCAGCTCGCGGGCCGCCACGGCGGCGCGGTCGGCCTCCCACTCGCCGGTGCTGACGTCGGCGAGGGTGCGGTCGGGCTGCTCGACCGGGCCGGCGAGCAGAACCCCGGTCTCTTCGAAAAGCTCGCGCACCGCGGCGCCGACGACCGCGTGGGCCCGGTCGGCCGGAACACCGAGGCGGGCGGGCCAGTCGGAGCGGAGGGTCGTGGGGCGGTCGTCCGGGTCGACGCCGCCGCCGGGGAACGCGTACAGGCCGCCGAACGCCATCGCGGTCGCCCGCCTCAGCACGTACAGCTCGAAACTCACGCCGACGGGGCGCAGGAGCACCACCGTGGCAGCGTCGCGTACCGGCGCGGGCACCCCGTCGAACTCGCGTGCTCGCTTGATCAGGGCCGGGGGCAGCCGGAAGGGCGTGGAATCGGTCACCTGACGATCCTGACACCGACCCGGCCGGGAACGATACCGTAAGGATCATGACCGATCAGAAGGTTCGCTGGGGCATCCTGGCTCCCGGCGGGATCGCCGCCTCGTTCGCCGCCGACCTGCAGCATGTGCCCGGCGCCGAGCTGACCGCTGTCGGCTCCCGCCGTCAGGAGACCGCGACCGCGTTCGCCGAGCGTTTCGGTTTCGCGCGGGCGCACGGCTCGTACGCGGATCTGGCCGCCGACCCCGACGTCGACGTCGTCTACATCGCCACGCCGCACGCCTTCCACGCCGAGGCAGCGCACCTGTGTGTCGAGGCCGGCAAGGCCGTGCTGGTCGAGAAGCCGATCACGCTCGACCTGCCGGACGCCGCCCGGCTGGTGGCCGCCGCCCGTGATAAGGGCGTGTTCCTCATGGAGGCCATGTGGATGCGCCTCAACCCGGCCATCCGCAGGATCGCCGGGCTGGTCGAGGAGGGCGCGATCGGCTGGGTCAGCACGATCCACGCCGACTTCGGGCTGCAGGGTCCGTTCGACGCCGAGCACCGGCTGCGCAACCCCAAGCTGGGCGGCGGGGCGCTGCTCGACCTGGGCGTCTACCCGATCAACTTCGCCCACCTGATCATGGGGGCGCCGGCCTCGGTGCAGGCCTGGGCACACCTGACGCCGGAGCGGGTCGACGAGACCACGGGCATCCTGATGGGCTGGGAGCCGGGCGCCGTCGCCGCGCTGACCTGCAGCATCAACGGTCAGAGCCGGAACAACGCGACGATCACCGGCACCAACGGGCGGATCGAGCTGCCGGAGGGGTTCTTCGTGCCGCGTTCGTTCGTGGTGCACCGGCCGGGCCGCGACCCGGAGACGCACGAGTTCGACTTCCCGGGCAACGGTTATCAGTTCGAGGCGGCCGAGGTGCAGCGGTGCCTGCTCGCGGGCGAGCTGGAGAGCCCGCTCATGCCGCACGCCACCACGCTCGAGATCATGACGCTGCTCGACACGATCCGCGAGGAGGTAGGCGTCGCCTACTGAAGCTCGGACTATTGTGGTCGGATGCCGTCGAGAAAGGTCGGCGGCAAGCCGACATCGAGCGATGTGGCCCGCGCCGCCGGCGTCTCCCGCTCCGCCGTCTCGTTCGCTTTCAACAGCCCGCAACGTATCTCGGTGGCGACCCGCGATCGCATTCTCGCGGTCGCCGCCGAGCTTGGTTACACCCCCAACCCGGTGGCCCGCATGCTGCAGGCCGGCACCACCAACTCGATCGGGGTGCTGCTGCCGCAACGCCTGGCCCGCATCCTCGAGAACCCGTATTACGCGCGCTTCCTGATGGGCGTCGGCCAGGTGTGCGACCAGGAGGGTTACACGCTGCTGCTGACCCCGCCGCTGCAGGATTCGGTGCTCAAGGCCATCCCGTACGCGGCGGTCGACGGCTTTGTCGTCTGTGGGCTCGAGACCGAGGGGGCCGAGGTGCTCGAGCTGGAGCGGCGCGGCGTCCCGTTCGTGCTGATCGACAGCGACCGCTACGAGAACGCGCCCAGTGTCGAGGTCGACGACCGCGGCGGGGCCCGCGAGGTCACGCGATACCTGCTGGAGCTGGGCCATCGCCGGCTGGCCGTGCTCTCGATGGGTCCCGGTCCGGACGTGCGGGCGCGTGGCTATCGGGGTCCGCTGGGGCGGCGGATGGACGGCATCGCCGACGCGCTGGCCTCAGCCGGGATGACGATGGCCGACGTGGCGCTGGCCGAGGTGCCGGTGACCCGTGCGGACGGATACTCGGCCACCCGCGAGCTGATGCGACGCGATCCACGCCCGACCGCGATCCTGGCCCTGTCGGACGTGCTGGCGTACGGGGCGGTGGACGCGCTGCAGGAGATGGGGCTGGACGTGCCGGCCGCGGTGTCGGTGACCGGCTTCGACGACCTGGCCGAGTCGGCGTGGTTCCGGCCGCGGCTGACCACCGTACGGCAGCCGATCGTGACCAAGGGCCGGACGGCCGCCGACTTCCTCATCTCGGCGATGCGCGGCGAGGATCAGCACCCTCACCAGGTGCTCGGCACGTCCCTGATCGTCCGGGACTCGGCGGTGAAGCCGGCGTCATAGACTCTAGTAACACGTGTTAGTAACGTGATAGCTTCGCCGCCATGACTGAGTCCTGGTGGCGAGACGCGGTGATCTATCAGATCTATCCGCGCAGCTTCGCCGACGCGAACGGCGACGGCATCGGTGACCTGCCCGGCGTCCGTACCCGCCTGCCCTACCTGCGCGATCTGGGTGTGGACGCCGTCTGGCTGTCCCCGTTCTATCTGTCGCCGCAGGCCGACGCCGGCTACGACGTGGCCGACTACCGCACCGTCGACCCGATCTTCGGCACGGTCGAGGACGCCCGCGGCCTGGTCGCCGACGCCCACGACCTGGGTCTGCGCGTGATCGTCGACCTGGTGCCCAACCACTCCTCCGACCAGCACGCCTGGTTCCGGCAGGCGCTGGCCGAGGGGCCCGGCTCGCCGCTGCGCGAGCGCTACCACTTCCGCGACGGGCGTGGCGCCGAGGGCGAGCTGCCGCCCAACGACTGGCCCTCGATCTTCGGCGGCCCGGCCTGGACCCGGGTGCCCGACGGGCAGTGGTATCTGCACCTGTTCGCGCCCGAGCAGCCCGACTTCAACTGGGACCACCCGGCGGTGGCCGACGAGTTCCGGACGATCCTGCGGTTCTGGCTCGACCTGGGCGTCGACGGGTTCCGCGTCGACGTGGCGCACGGCCTGGTCAAGGAGGCGGGCCTGCCGTCGCTGGGCCGCGCGACCGAGTGGCACCTGCTCGACGTCGGCGAGAGCCCGTGCTTCGACCGCGATGGCGTGCACGACATCTACCGCAGCTGGCGGGCCGTCCTCGACGAGTACCCGGGGGAGCGGATCGCGGTGGCCGAGGCGTGGGCGCCGACGCTCGACCGGGTGGCCGACTACGTCCGGCCCGACGAGCTGCACCAGGCGTTCAACTTCAGCTACCTGGCCACCGGCTGGGACGTCGAGTCGCAGCGCACGATGATCGACGCCTCGCTCGACGCGATGGGCCGGGTGGGCGCGCCGGCCACCTGGACGCTGTCCAACCACGACGTCGTACGCCACACCACGCGCCTGCTGCAGAGGAACGAGGGCGATGTGGCCGGGCGCAAGCCGGTCGAGGTCGACCCGGTCGCGGGGCTGCGCCGGGCCCGTGCGGCGTCGCTGCTGCTTCTGGCGCTGCCCGGCTCGGCGTACCTCTATCAGGGCGAGGAACTGGGCCTGCCCGAGGTGATCGACCTGCCGCCCGAGGTGCGCCAGGACCCGGCGTTCCACCGGGCGACCGGGCAGGACGGCTACCGCGACGGCTGCCGGGTGCCACTGCCCTGGTCGGGCGCCACCGCCCCGTACGGCTTCGGACCCGACGGCGGCCCGAGCTGGCTGCCGCAGCCCGCGTCGTGGGCGCACCTGAGCGTCGAGGCGCAGGAGGGCGTGCCCGGTTCCACGCTCTCGATGTACCGCGAGGCCCTGGCCCTGCGCCACAAGACCCTGACCGAGGCCGACTCCCTGTGCTGGGTGGACACTGCGGAGGGCATCCTCACCTTCACCCGTGGCGCCGGCTTCACCTGCACGGTCAACATGACCGACCGGCCGATCGAGATCCCCCACCCGGGTGTGCTCCTGATCGGCAGCGGCCCGTTCGACGCAACCGGAGACAGTGTCACGCTGCCCCCGGACACCACAGCCTGGTGGTCCAACTAGTGCGTGTGCCGCCCCGTGTTCAGCCGAAGATGGGGCGGCACGCGAAGTAGAGCAGGCAGGCGATCAGGCCGGCCGCCGGGAACGTGGTGACCCAGGCGATCACGATGTTGCCGGCAACGTTCCAGCGGACCGCGTTCAGCCGCTTGGTCGCGCCCACACCCATGATCGCCGACGTGATCGTGTGGGTGGTCGAGATGGGGGCGTGCAGCACGTACGCGTTGAAGAAGAGCACCGAGCTGGCCACCGTCTCGGCCGCGAAACCCTCGGCGGGACCGAGGTCGATGATCTTGCGGCCGAGTGTACGGATGATCCGCCAGCCGCCGGAGTAGGTGCCGGCCGCCAGCATCGTCGCGGTCGTGATGTAAACCCACCACGGGATGTGCGTCGGGCTGCTCTGGAAGCCGCCGGTGTAGAGGGCCAGCACCACGATGCCCATGGTCTTGGCCGCGTCCTGGATGCCGTGGCCGACCGACATCGCGGCTGCCGACAGCGTCTGCGCGACGCGGAAGCCGCGGTTGAGCTTGCCCGGGTTGCCGCGGCGGAAGATCCACATGATCGCGACCATGACGAGGAAGCCGAGCAGGAGGCCGACCACCGGCGAGGCCACCATCGGGATCAGCACCTTCTCGATGATCGTGTGCCACTGCACGTCGCCGAGCGAGGGGCCTGCCATGAGGGTGGCGCCGACCAGGCCGCCGAACAGGGCGTGCGACGAGCTCGAGGGCAGGCCGAACCACCAGGTGATCAGGTTCCAGGTCACTGCCCCGAGCACACCGGCGAAGACCACGCCGAGGCTGGGGATGCCCAGCTTGAGGTCGACCAGGCCGTCGCCGACCGTCTTGGCGACCTCGCCACCCAGGTGCGCGCCGATGAAGTTGCCGACCGCGGCCATGGCCAGCGCCACCCGCGGGGTCAGCGCCCGGGTGCTGATGCTGGTGGCGATCGCGTTGGCCGCGTCGTGGAAACCGTTGGTGTAGTCGAAGGCCATCGCGGCGATGATCACCGCGAGAACCGCGAAGAACTCGGGCGACAAGGCCTAGGACTCCTTGACCGCGATGGTCTCGACGGTGTTCGCCACGTGCTCGAACGCGTCGCAGGCGGCCTCCAGCTCGTCGGCCACCTCCTTCATCTTGAGCACGGTGAGCGCGTCGTACTCGCCCGAGAAGAGGCGGACCAGCAACATCCGGTACGAGCGGTCGCCCTCGTTCTCGAGCCGGTTGATCTCGATCCAGTACTCGTCGAGGTCCTTCATCGTGCGCAGCTTCGGCATCGCGTCCGCGGTGATCTTGGCTTGCTGGTCGAGCACGTCGACCAGCTCGTGCATCTCGCGCGGCAGGGACGGCAGCTCGGTCAGCCCGTACAGGTAGAGCAGGTTGCCGACGGCCTCGAGGTGATCCATCACGTCGTCGAGCTGCGAGCCCAGCGAATAGATGTCCTCGCGGTCGAACGGCGTGATGAACGTCGAATTGATCTTTTTGTAGAGATCGTGCGTGATCTGGTCGCTGTCGTGCTCGACGTCGGTCAGCCGATCGCTCACCGACTGCACGTCGACCCCCGGAAGGGCCAGCTCGTTGAGCAGCTCCGTGCCCTTGACGAGGTTGTTCGCGGCCTGCGTGAACAGGTCGTAGAAGGCGCCCTCGACGGGGCGGAATGAGAACTTCACGTCACGAACCTCGATCGACGGGCATAGGGATGATCTCCAGGAATGCTAAGGCCTCTCCTGGTTCACCTTTCGTTCGCCCACTAAACGGGTTCGCGCCGGCGATCTGGGCGCGGGCCGGTCGGACGCGGTGACGGGCGACGGCCGGGCCGGGCCGGCAGCGTCGGGGCCGTACGGCGGCTCACCAGGTGCCGGCGCAGGTGGCGGGCCAGTCCGCGCTGGTCGTGGCCGGCGATCGCGTCGACCCCGGCCGCCGCGAGCTCGGTCCAGAGGGCCGCCCGGGCGCGGCGGGGCCCTTCGGGCAGAGCCGAGATGCGCACCGTACGCCCGTCGTCGTGGGCCGACCGCACCATCGCGTGCAGCAAGTGGCGCTCCTCGGCCGGGATCGGCTCCAGCCCGTCCCAGCCGAAACGCCGGCCCCACGGCTCGCTGATCACCGGAACGAGCCCGGCCGGCGCCGCCGCGGAGCCGACGTCGTCGAACGACCCCTCGGCGAACAGGTACCGCTCGTCCTGGGTCGCCAGCAGCTCCCGGACGTCGACGATCCCGGTCACCGACACGATGACGGCGCCCGGCGTGAAGTCGTCGCCCGTGCAGCGGCTGAGCAGCGGGGCGTGATCGCGCAGCTGCTGGTCGAGCATCCGGTACGCCCGCAGCAATGTCTCGGCGTCGCGGACCTCGCCGGTGAACTCGACGACCAGCCCGAACGGTGTCTGCTGGTCGCGGCTGAGCCGGCCGCCGTTGCCGCGCACCCGGGCCAGCAGCGGGGTCAGGACGAGCCGCCGCAGCGTGCGTCCCGGCTGCGGCGCGCCCGGCCCGAGGAACAGCTCGCCCCGCGGCCCCGGAGTGACCGGCACGGTGAGCCCGCCCAGCCCTCGCCGGAGCACCGCGGGCAGCGG from Paractinoplanes brasiliensis encodes the following:
- a CDS encoding glycoside hydrolase family 13 protein, translated to MTESWWRDAVIYQIYPRSFADANGDGIGDLPGVRTRLPYLRDLGVDAVWLSPFYLSPQADAGYDVADYRTVDPIFGTVEDARGLVADAHDLGLRVIVDLVPNHSSDQHAWFRQALAEGPGSPLRERYHFRDGRGAEGELPPNDWPSIFGGPAWTRVPDGQWYLHLFAPEQPDFNWDHPAVADEFRTILRFWLDLGVDGFRVDVAHGLVKEAGLPSLGRATEWHLLDVGESPCFDRDGVHDIYRSWRAVLDEYPGERIAVAEAWAPTLDRVADYVRPDELHQAFNFSYLATGWDVESQRTMIDASLDAMGRVGAPATWTLSNHDVVRHTTRLLQRNEGDVAGRKPVEVDPVAGLRRARAASLLLLALPGSAYLYQGEELGLPEVIDLPPEVRQDPAFHRATGQDGYRDGCRVPLPWSGATAPYGFGPDGGPSWLPQPASWAHLSVEAQEGVPGSTLSMYREALALRHKTLTEADSLCWVDTAEGILTFTRGAGFTCTVNMTDRPIEIPHPGVLLIGSGPFDATGDSVTLPPDTTAWWSN
- a CDS encoding DUF47 domain-containing protein, with translation MKFSFRPVEGAFYDLFTQAANNLVKGTELLNELALPGVDVQSVSDRLTDVEHDSDQITHDLYKKINSTFITPFDREDIYSLGSQLDDVMDHLEAVGNLLYLYGLTELPSLPREMHELVDVLDQQAKITADAMPKLRTMKDLDEYWIEINRLENEGDRSYRMLLVRLFSGEYDALTVLKMKEVADELEAACDAFEHVANTVETIAVKES
- a CDS encoding NUDIX hydrolase, producing the protein MTDSTPFRLPPALIKRAREFDGVPAPVRDAATVVLLRPVGVSFELYVLRRATAMAFGGLYAFPGGGVDPDDRPTTLRSDWPARLGVPADRAHAVVGAAVRELFEETGVLLAGPVEQPDRTLADVSTGEWEADRAAVAARELTLSELLSRRSLRMRDDLLFPWARWVTPEFEPKRYDTWFFVSLLPEGQAPRDVSGEAEATAWIAPGEAAELAMLPPTRSAVDSLSAYGETAEVVAAARRRDAATPVMPRVELTDDGGALLHIQEGAAVPPGRPNRSDR
- the pstB gene encoding phosphate ABC transporter ATP-binding protein PstB, producing MAKRIEASNVSSYYGSFKAIDSVSMTVEPKTITALIGPSGCGKSTFLRSVNRMHEVLPGARIEGSLTIDDQNIYDPDVDVTAVRRMIGMVFQRPNPFPTMSIYENVVAGLKLNGVKKKSVLDDAAEQSLKSANLWNEVKDRLNRPGAGLSGGQQQRLCIARTIAVEPQVVLMDEPCSALDPISTLAIEDLMFKLKDRFTIIIVTHNMQQAARVSDKTGFFSIDKTGDPGRLIEYDDTQKIFSNPTEKKTEDYITGRFG
- a CDS encoding LacI family DNA-binding transcriptional regulator; translated protein: MPSRKVGGKPTSSDVARAAGVSRSAVSFAFNSPQRISVATRDRILAVAAELGYTPNPVARMLQAGTTNSIGVLLPQRLARILENPYYARFLMGVGQVCDQEGYTLLLTPPLQDSVLKAIPYAAVDGFVVCGLETEGAEVLELERRGVPFVLIDSDRYENAPSVEVDDRGGAREVTRYLLELGHRRLAVLSMGPGPDVRARGYRGPLGRRMDGIADALASAGMTMADVALAEVPVTRADGYSATRELMRRDPRPTAILALSDVLAYGAVDALQEMGLDVPAAVSVTGFDDLAESAWFRPRLTTVRQPIVTKGRTAADFLISAMRGEDQHPHQVLGTSLIVRDSAVKPAS
- the pstA gene encoding phosphate ABC transporter permease PstA, with the protein product MTPDNIRSKRLPLVTNLGIAVAALVVSAALVLGFSIGNWVLVVVLAVGFYLVGLLVVAGRVEGRRAGRDRMWKALIYSACVLAILPLASVVWTLVSKGYSRLDGEFFGTSMNNIGARDENGGAYHAIIGTLEQVGIATLIAVPLGVMGAIYLVEYGRGRFANTVRFFVDVMTGIPSIVAGLFVLSSWVLIVSPWFNDGQPRFSGFAASLALTVLMLPTIVRSTEEMLRLVPGPLREGAYALGVPQWKTILRVVLPTALPGIVTGIMLAVARAAGETAPVLLVAGGAAAINFDPFAGNQSSLALFVYQQAGDASRYAPARAWTAALTLVALVLILTIAAKLLARRNSLSK
- a CDS encoding inorganic phosphate transporter, producing MSPEFFAVLAVIIAAMAFDYTNGFHDAANAIATSISTRALTPRVALAMAAVGNFIGAHLGGEVAKTVGDGLVDLKLGIPSLGVVFAGVLGAVTWNLITWWFGLPSSSSHALFGGLVGATLMAGPSLGDVQWHTIIEKVLIPMVASPVVGLLLGFLVMVAIMWIFRRGNPGKLNRGFRVAQTLSAAAMSVGHGIQDAAKTMGIVVLALYTGGFQSSPTHIPWWVYITTATMLAAGTYSGGWRIIRTLGRKIIDLGPAEGFAAETVASSVLFFNAYVLHAPISTTHTITSAIMGVGATKRLNAVRWNVAGNIVIAWVTTFPAAGLIACLLYFACRPIFG
- a CDS encoding Gfo/Idh/MocA family protein, producing the protein MTDQKVRWGILAPGGIAASFAADLQHVPGAELTAVGSRRQETATAFAERFGFARAHGSYADLAADPDVDVVYIATPHAFHAEAAHLCVEAGKAVLVEKPITLDLPDAARLVAAARDKGVFLMEAMWMRLNPAIRRIAGLVEEGAIGWVSTIHADFGLQGPFDAEHRLRNPKLGGGALLDLGVYPINFAHLIMGAPASVQAWAHLTPERVDETTGILMGWEPGAVAALTCSINGQSRNNATITGTNGRIELPEGFFVPRSFVVHRPGRDPETHEFDFPGNGYQFEAAEVQRCLLAGELESPLMPHATTLEIMTLLDTIREEVGVAY